TGGTGTTCCCGATGCACGAGGAGCTGGTGCTGGAGGAGAACGCGGACGCGGCGGCGCGTGAGGCTACCGATGAGCAGTGGGCACACGACGCTGCGGTGCGCGGGTGGGTGATCGAGACGTTGGCCGAGCACGCCACGTCCTACAACGAGCTCCATGAGGTGTGGGAAGACGATCTGGAGTACGTCGAACCCCGTGGTGACCATCCGGTGTGGGCGCTGCTGGAGCTGGCTCCCTTCGCGCGACGCCTGCGGCTGCTGCAAGAGGCGGCCGCGAAGACAGCCGTCGGCCTGGGCGGCGACGTCGGCGTCGGCGCGCACCAGATCGGGCACTGGGCGGCGGGCCGGTCCCGGCCCGGAGAACGTGAGCGGGAGGCGCTGGCAGAGGCGCTGGGTGTCCACCGGGCGTGGCTGCACGCTTCGCGCGACGAGCAGCCCGATGTGCAGCTGTACCGGTTCGCGTCCTGCCCGTGCGAGAAGCCGACCGCCATGACGCGGCTAGGGCTGGGCCGGGAGGAGCCGGACTGGTACGACAGCCCCGCCGAGCAGGCTGCCGCCGTGCACTGGTGTGGCGGCTGCCGGCAGGGCTGGGTGAAGGACGCGGCCGGCTGGCTGCTGCCGCTGCCTCCCGGGGAGGAGCCGAAACCGTCCCACAGGGACTTCGCCGGCCTCGGCCGACCGTTCAGCAGCAGCCCCTCGGTAACCTTCGATGAGCCGTGGCCGCGGGCTCTGTGGCAGCTCCCGGCAGGCCGGAAAGGCCGCGCCCGCACCGCCTACCAGGTCCCCGAACTGCTCACCCGGGAGCCGCAGACCCTGCCCGTACGGCCGACAGCCGCGCGCATCGTCGTGCCAGAACCGGTGTGGGGGGCCGGTTCAGCGGAGCGGCTCGCCGCGAACGCGTCGTGGTGCCGCACCTGCCGGGCCCTGGCCGACGCGCCTGAGGGGGCGGCCGGCGGCCCGTGGGTTCTGCTGCACCGCAGCGAGCCGCGACGCGGGCTGAGCACCTGGACCTACCCCACCGAGAAAGACGCTCTGCATCACGGCGCCCATCTGGCCATGACGTACCTGCAGCTGGACGACGGTCCCCTCGACCCTGTGGCGCTGGACCTGTTCGTCGGCCAGGCTCACCCCCAGGTCATCGCCCGCTTCCTCGAACTGCACCCGGAGACCACCCAGTTCGAGGTCGCCGAACTCGTCCCCATGCGCGCCAGCGAGTTCTGAGCGCCGACGCGCTCCTTGGCCGCGCCGGGGCGAGCGGTCAGGAAGCTCCAGCCGTTATCAGCCAGGCGATCCACGCGCCGTCCTGCGCCCTGCCCAGGTGAAGGTCTGGCGTGTGATCGGCCCTGCGGGCGCAGACTCGGCCGTAGGCGCCGTGACGGGCGGGGCACAGCCGGGCCAACTCCTCGGGGGTGAGCACCGCGAGGTCGTCGGGGAGGTTCTGGCCGGCCGCGGTCGCGCGTGCCTGGGCACCTCGTCGGCGTTCGACGGCGTCCCGGTGCTCGGCGAGCAGACGGACCCAGCGCAGATCGCTGTCGTCCTGGTCGCCCGCGGGGGTGTAGAGGCACTGGCGCGCACCGTGCTCGTCGATCTCGTCCACGACGATCATGCCGATCGACTCCAGCATGCGGCACGAGGCCAGGTTGGCCTTCTGGGTGACCGCAACCAGCGGGCCACCGCCCGG
Above is a genomic segment from Streptomyces sp. NBC_01426 containing:
- a CDS encoding helix-turn-helix domain-containing protein, giving the protein MSRWGKQQDRLVVRAVDVLSGVLNGAVPEPARRVVASRALLAVEELVFPMHEELVLEENADAAAREATDEQWAHDAAVRGWVIETLAEHATSYNELHEVWEDDLEYVEPRGDHPVWALLELAPFARRLRLLQEAAAKTAVGLGGDVGVGAHQIGHWAAGRSRPGEREREALAEALGVHRAWLHASRDEQPDVQLYRFASCPCEKPTAMTRLGLGREEPDWYDSPAEQAAAVHWCGGCRQGWVKDAAGWLLPLPPGEEPKPSHRDFAGLGRPFSSSPSVTFDEPWPRALWQLPAGRKGRARTAYQVPELLTREPQTLPVRPTAARIVVPEPVWGAGSAERLAANASWCRTCRALADAPEGAAGGPWVLLHRSEPRRGLSTWTYPTEKDALHHGAHLAMTYLQLDDGPLDPVALDLFVGQAHPQVIARFLELHPETTQFEVAELVPMRASEF
- a CDS encoding GNAT family N-acetyltransferase, with amino-acid sequence MESVVTALDRLWPAELRTDHLFLRPVTHEDGLLVHKLLTDDRVRAHLGGPVTQERVAARQAAYPTTAGAWTVVRVADQQPIGLVTIGADHRREGRAEISYQLLPSAWGEGLGREAVAAAVSWWTDAVPGGGPLVAVTQKANLASCRMLESIGMIVVDEIDEHGARQCLYTPAGDQDDSDLRWVRLLAEHRDAVERRRGAQARATAAGQNLPDDLAVLTPEELARLCPARHGAYGRVCARRADHTPDLHLGRAQDGAWIAWLITAGAS